One Diadema setosum chromosome 8, eeDiaSeto1, whole genome shotgun sequence genomic window carries:
- the LOC140232211 gene encoding uncharacterized protein, protein MRRPFLSQGKPLRAPLPSLTVTTDVSLLGWGAVCTGNMVSGNWTHLPCLPHINQLEFRAVMLACRHFRAALVGRTVLIQTDNVTVASYINREVPTPYPSMPWRPTSGDPGGRGVRSPDSLSVAQEALVSDVNEPPDGSPPGPAGSPGPDQTTVVRDDPQQPNSITPDCVAIVGQAGRQAGLSHRAAEFIAHGHRDSTVQSYNSRLTAYFAWCEEQALSPRTTPLLRMADFFIHLFDKGLALRTIRAYRSTIAVVHSGFEDGSMVSNAPTLTRLFKAFFLKRPPTKTLLPSWSLPRVMRALVGPPFEPLAKASLARLTWKTAFLLAVACGHRRSTLHALSTAPGHIRWERDGVTLIPSPTFIAKNQTSSTKPVEIFISPLTAFSSVPEDKVWCPVRSLKWYLGRTKSFRKHDQLFLICKEPHSPASRDSVSRWIVNAIKAAGPEALTGPDLPHAHDTRSISTSWDLFAGVSQEDILKAAYWSSANSFISYYLRDVPASEAAFSGAALASASETSRPTS, encoded by the exons ACGGATGTGTCGTTGTTGGGGTGGGGAGCGGTGTGCACCGGGAACATGGTCTCAGGGAATTGGACTCACCTCCCATGTCTACCGCACATAAACCAGCTCGAGTTTCGGGCCGTGATGTTGGCATGCAGACACTTCCGTGCAGCCCTTGTCGGCAGGACAGTTTTGATTCAGACCGACAATGTCACGGTGGCGTCTTACATCAACAGGGAGGTACCCACTCCATATCCCTCAATGCCCTGGCGGCCCACTTCTGGAG ATCCAGGAGGACGAGGCGTCCGTTCTCCTGATAGCCTCTCGGTGGCCCAGGAGGCCCTGGTTTCTGACGTTAATGAACCTCCTGACGGGTCACCCCCGGGCCCTGCTGGGTCGCCCGGACCTGATCAGACAACTGTTGTCCGGGATGACCCACAGCAACCCAACAGCATTACACCTGACTGCGTGGCCATTGTCGGGCAGGCGGGTAGGCAGGCGGGGCTCTCCCATAGGGCGGCAGAGTTCATTGCCCACGGTCATAGAGACTCGACGGTACAGTCTTACAACTCTAGGTTGACCGCGTATTTTGCCTGGTGCGAGGAGCAGGCGTTAAGTCCCCGGACCACGCCTCTCCTTAGGATGGCCGATTTCTTCATCCACCTGTTTGATAAAGGTTTGGCTTTACGGACCATCAGGGCCTACAGATCCACAATAGCCGTAGTGCACAGTGGGTTTGAGGACGGCAGTATGGTTTCCAATGCGCCTACCCTGACTAGATTGTTTAAAGCATTCTTCTTAAAGAGGCCGCCCACGAAGACTTTGCTTCCATCGTGGAGCTTGCCTCGCGTTATGAGAGCGTTGGTGGGACCTCCCTTTGAGCCGTTGGCCAAGGCGTCCCTTGCCAGGCTCACTTGGAAGACTGCTTTCTTACTGGCGGTGGCCTGTGGTCACAGGCGGAGCACGTTACATGCGTTGTCCACCGCGCCAGGGCACATCCGCTGGGAGCGCGATGGTGTGACATTGATTCCAAGCCCCACGTTCATCGCCAAGAACCAAACGAGCTCCACGAAGCCAGTGGAGATTTTCATTAGTCCGTTGACGGCTTTTTCGTCTGTTCCCGAGGACAAGGTGTGGTGTCCTGTCCGATCCCTCAAATGGTACTTGGGCCGGACAAAAAGTTTCAGGAAGCACGATCAGCTTTTTCTGATCTGCAAGGAGCCTCACTCACCAGCCTCTCGGGATTCGGTGTCGAGATGGATAGTTAACGCTATCAAGGCGGCAGGCCCGGAAGCCCTTACGGGACCCGATCTACCCCACGCGCATGATACAAGGAGTATCAGCACATCGTGGGATCTGTTTGCTGGTGTTAGTCAGGAGGACATCCTGAAGGCAGCGTACTGGTCCTCGGCCAACTCATTCATCTCTTATTATCTGAGGGACGTCCCGGCGTCCGAAGCGGCCTTTTCTGGTGCGGCCTTGGCTTCGGCGTCCGAGACATCTAGACCTACCTCCTAA